In one Arenibacter antarcticus genomic region, the following are encoded:
- a CDS encoding PSD1 and planctomycete cytochrome C domain-containing protein produces MKQKLSIFFILLGLMALVFAFQSGFFRASDDEYVHQKMPELVDYNFHIKPILSDNCYTCHGPDANKRKAGLRLDLETNAFEELPENPGKYAIVKGKPNKSMLYQHVISDDPKQVMPPSDSQLKLNFHEKKLLKKWIEQGAKFDKHWAYIPPRKAELPKIEETDWVQNEIDYFVLEKLEEHDLSPSKKTANETLIRRMSLDITGLPPNMEQMEKYLSEGQDFVFDQAIDEFLASPSYGERMTQVWLDVARYADSHGYQDDSYRSMWPWRDWVIHAFNNNLAYDEFLIEQLAGDLLPNASKDQILATGFNRNHPITQEGGVIQEEYQSYYVVDRTNTLGKGILGLTLECAKCHDHKYDALSQREYFEMYSFFNNVAEKGLQMDAVQAANQKYFADAPFMVITDEEANGVLSFINKKKEEDVKVMVMNDSMPRETFVFNRGEYYDLGEKVLPDTPKDIFPFSEDLPKNRLGLAKWVTDTDNPLTARVFVNRLWGMLFGKGLVVTSEDFGVQGSLPTHPQLLDWLSRDFMDHGWDIKYLLKKIMLSATYQQSSIATDELKKADPENLLLARAERFRMSGEMIRDYMLATSGLLNAELGGPSVKPYQPAGLWEETNAGGNRGTLTSYVEDEGESLYRRSLYTFWKRTMPPASMSIFDAPTRDLCEVRRQKTNTPLQALALQNDVQMLEAARVLAQKTLAENAGSKNPVTSIFQRILIREPNKEELAVLESYFEDALDLFSNKKGDAEKLLTQGKYKQIDTDPVRTAALMLTAQVIYNLDETITKE; encoded by the coding sequence ATGAAACAAAAACTTAGTATCTTTTTTATCCTTTTAGGGCTAATGGCGTTGGTCTTTGCATTCCAATCCGGGTTTTTTAGAGCCTCGGATGATGAATATGTACATCAAAAAATGCCAGAACTGGTAGATTATAATTTTCATATTAAGCCAATTTTATCAGATAATTGCTATACCTGCCATGGCCCCGATGCCAATAAACGAAAGGCTGGCCTTCGGTTAGATCTAGAAACAAACGCTTTTGAGGAATTGCCGGAAAATCCAGGGAAATACGCCATTGTGAAGGGGAAGCCCAACAAGAGCATGCTTTACCAACATGTGATTTCCGATGATCCAAAGCAAGTTATGCCACCTTCGGACTCTCAATTAAAATTAAATTTCCACGAGAAGAAACTTTTAAAAAAATGGATAGAGCAAGGGGCTAAATTTGATAAGCATTGGGCCTATATCCCGCCTCGAAAAGCGGAATTGCCAAAAATTGAAGAAACCGATTGGGTCCAGAACGAAATAGATTATTTTGTTTTGGAAAAATTGGAAGAACACGATCTGTCTCCTTCTAAAAAGACAGCCAACGAAACCCTGATAAGAAGGATGAGTTTGGATATAACAGGTTTGCCCCCGAATATGGAGCAGATGGAGAAATACCTTTCCGAGGGTCAAGATTTTGTATTTGACCAGGCCATAGATGAATTTCTTGCCTCCCCTAGCTATGGGGAACGCATGACCCAAGTCTGGTTGGATGTTGCAAGGTATGCGGATTCCCATGGTTACCAGGACGATAGTTATAGGAGTATGTGGCCGTGGCGCGATTGGGTTATCCACGCATTTAATAATAACTTGGCGTACGATGAATTTTTAATAGAGCAATTGGCGGGTGATCTTTTGCCTAATGCCAGCAAGGATCAAATATTAGCTACGGGCTTTAATAGAAACCATCCTATTACGCAGGAAGGCGGTGTTATTCAAGAGGAATATCAATCGTACTACGTGGTAGACCGTACAAATACCTTGGGTAAGGGAATCTTGGGGCTTACCTTGGAATGTGCCAAATGCCATGACCACAAGTACGATGCCCTGTCGCAGCGCGAGTATTTTGAGATGTATTCCTTCTTCAACAATGTAGCGGAGAAAGGATTGCAAATGGATGCCGTGCAGGCCGCGAACCAAAAATATTTTGCCGATGCCCCATTTATGGTAATCACGGATGAGGAAGCCAATGGAGTCTTATCCTTTATAAATAAAAAGAAGGAGGAGGATGTTAAGGTAATGGTCATGAACGATTCTATGCCTAGGGAGACGTTTGTCTTTAACCGTGGAGAATATTACGATCTTGGTGAAAAGGTATTACCGGACACCCCTAAGGACATTTTTCCCTTTTCAGAAGATCTTCCTAAGAATAGATTGGGATTGGCGAAATGGGTGACCGATACGGATAACCCTCTGACCGCAAGGGTGTTTGTCAATAGACTGTGGGGCATGCTATTTGGAAAGGGCCTTGTGGTTACTTCTGAAGATTTTGGGGTTCAGGGCAGTTTACCCACCCATCCACAATTATTGGATTGGTTGTCCCGCGATTTTATGGACCATGGTTGGGACATAAAATACTTGCTAAAAAAAATTATGCTTTCCGCTACTTATCAACAAAGTTCCATTGCTACGGACGAATTAAAAAAGGCCGATCCCGAAAACCTATTATTAGCGAGGGCAGAACGCTTTAGGATGAGCGGAGAAATGATCAGGGATTATATGTTGGCAACTAGTGGACTTTTAAACGCCGAATTGGGTGGCCCAAGTGTAAAGCCCTACCAGCCCGCGGGTTTATGGGAAGAGACCAATGCGGGAGGCAACAGGGGTACCTTAACCTCCTATGTGGAGGACGAAGGGGAGAGTTTGTACCGGCGGTCGTTATATACCTTTTGGAAACGGACCATGCCTCCAGCCAGTATGTCGATCTTTGACGCCCCTACTCGAGATCTCTGTGAGGTGAGGCGGCAAAAAACAAATACCCCATTACAAGCACTGGCCCTTCAAAATGATGTTCAAATGCTGGAGGCGGCCAGAGTGTTGGCCCAAAAAACCCTTGCCGAAAATGCGGGGTCTAAAAATCCAGTGACTTCTATTTTCCAGCGTATCTTGATCCGAGAGCCCAATAAGGAAGAGCTGGCGGTGCTAGAGTCTTACTTTGAAGATGCTTTAGACCTATTTTCAAATAAGAAGGGGGATGCGGAGAAATTATTGACGCAAGGAAAATATAAGCAAATAGATACCGATCCGGTAAGAACGGCTGCGTTAATGCTTACAGCGCAAGTAATTTATAATCTGGACGAAACCATTACCAAAGAATAA
- a CDS encoding YceI family protein, with amino-acid sequence MRNKLSLLSLLFVVLIGYSQDSYKLSEESVLTISGTSTMHDWTVAASGMQGSMSYGKKIVNLALKVPVSNIKSERGAAMDKKMHGALKSEQHPEISFNFKDITENSSVAINGGLTIAGVEQVVGLPSKITAMDKGHRIQGEYKITLQDYGMKAPTAMFGQIVVGDTVTVKYDLVFVKE; translated from the coding sequence ATGAGAAATAAATTATCCTTATTATCCTTATTGTTCGTTGTCTTAATCGGTTATTCCCAAGATAGCTACAAGCTGTCCGAAGAAAGTGTTCTAACCATTAGTGGAACTTCTACAATGCACGACTGGACCGTTGCGGCCAGTGGTATGCAAGGGTCAATGTCCTACGGTAAAAAAATTGTGAACTTGGCGCTTAAGGTTCCCGTGTCTAACATAAAGAGTGAACGTGGTGCTGCTATGGATAAGAAAATGCACGGTGCCCTTAAATCGGAACAACATCCCGAAATTTCTTTTAACTTTAAAGACATTACGGAGAATAGTAGTGTTGCGATTAATGGTGGATTAACTATTGCTGGAGTGGAACAAGTGGTTGGCCTCCCCTCCAAAATCACAGCAATGGACAAAGGCCATCGCATCCAGGGGGAATATAAAATCACCTTGCAGGATTATGGAATGAAAGCCCCAACGGCCATGTTTGGTCAAATAGTGGTAGGGGATACGGTTACGGTAAAATATGATCTGGTTTTTGTAAAGGAATAG
- a CDS encoding arsenate reductase family protein, giving the protein MEEIVKDERKLTLYYHSGTSIGKQTYAYATTSDKKLLAIDIAKTKVTGTQWAQIADHLGIRICDLINMKHPDFIAEYGTDQVDLGWEDCLKILDKNPITLAHPILMFGATWILIKTPSKIASYLGADTVAIKKIEEDSGE; this is encoded by the coding sequence ATGGAAGAAATTGTGAAAGACGAAAGAAAATTAACGCTCTATTATCATTCGGGGACTTCCATAGGGAAGCAAACATATGCCTATGCAACTACTTCCGACAAAAAACTTCTGGCGATAGATATAGCTAAAACAAAGGTCACTGGTACTCAATGGGCTCAGATCGCGGATCATTTGGGGATTAGGATATGTGATCTCATAAATATGAAACACCCAGATTTTATTGCCGAGTATGGAACTGATCAAGTTGATCTAGGGTGGGAGGATTGTCTAAAGATCCTTGATAAAAATCCTATTACGTTGGCGCATCCCATCCTTATGTTTGGTGCTACCTGGATCTTGATAAAAACTCCATCTAAAATAGCAAGTTACTTGGGGGCCGACACTGTGGCAATTAAGAAAATTGAGGAAGATTCTGGAGAGTAA
- a CDS encoding M20 family metallopeptidase, whose amino-acid sequence MYLRDRIKQLAKQYAAEYVDVRRHLHQHPELSFKEFNTSIFIRKELFKIGVSDIITVAETGLLATITGSEKGKTVLLRADMDALPIQEENVLEYTSNTDGVMHACGHDVHMSSLLLTAKILFLLKSEFSGTVKLLFQPGEEVMPGGATLVMKEKVYQDIGTVPHLGQHVMPKLPAGKVGFRAGQFMASMDEVYLTVIGKGGHAAVPEECIDPILIASHIIVASQQLVSRMASPKTPSVLSFGRIIGDGANNIIPDKVSIEGTFRTFDEEWRSEAIAKLTKLAKAIAEGMGGECLVDIPKGYPHLNNEIELSNSMKNSAANFLGTENVVDLDLWMAAEDFAYYTLNNPACFYLLGVGNTEKRISSGLHTATFNIDETALETGGGLMSWLALEVLGQ is encoded by the coding sequence ATGTATTTAAGGGATAGGATTAAACAATTGGCAAAACAATACGCAGCAGAATATGTTGATGTAAGAAGGCATCTTCATCAACATCCTGAGCTTTCTTTTAAGGAGTTCAATACCTCTATTTTTATAAGGAAAGAACTCTTTAAAATTGGAGTTTCCGACATTATAACAGTCGCAGAAACTGGCTTATTAGCGACAATTACAGGAAGCGAAAAGGGAAAAACAGTTTTGCTGAGAGCAGATATGGACGCTCTCCCCATACAAGAGGAAAACGTATTGGAATACACCTCCAATACTGATGGTGTAATGCATGCCTGTGGGCACGACGTACATATGAGTTCCCTTTTGCTAACAGCCAAAATTCTATTTCTGTTGAAGAGCGAATTTTCTGGGACTGTAAAATTATTGTTTCAACCAGGGGAAGAGGTAATGCCAGGTGGTGCCACCTTGGTTATGAAGGAGAAAGTCTATCAGGATATAGGGACAGTTCCCCATTTGGGACAACATGTGATGCCCAAACTGCCAGCGGGGAAGGTAGGCTTTAGAGCGGGGCAATTTATGGCCAGTATGGATGAGGTGTATTTAACGGTTATTGGAAAGGGCGGACATGCGGCAGTACCTGAAGAATGTATAGATCCAATACTTATTGCCTCCCATATTATTGTAGCTTCCCAACAATTGGTGAGCAGAATGGCATCCCCAAAAACACCAAGTGTGCTATCTTTTGGACGAATAATTGGGGATGGAGCCAATAATATAATTCCGGATAAGGTGAGTATTGAGGGGACGTTCCGCACCTTTGATGAGGAATGGAGGAGTGAAGCTATTGCAAAACTTACAAAATTGGCAAAAGCTATTGCCGAAGGGATGGGCGGGGAATGCCTAGTAGATATTCCCAAGGGATACCCACACCTTAATAATGAGATAGAGTTAAGCAACTCCATGAAAAATAGTGCAGCTAACTTTTTGGGGACCGAAAATGTGGTGGATTTAGATTTGTGGATGGCGGCGGAGGATTTCGCCTATTATACCCTGAATAATCCCGCTTGTTTTTACCTGTTAGGGGTGGGGAATACGGAGAAGAGAATTTCATCGGGATTGCATACGGCTACTTTTAATATAGATGAAACCGCTCTGGAAACAGGAGGCGGATTAATGTCGTGGTTGGCATTGGAAGTGTTAGGGCAGTGA
- a CDS encoding SUMF1/EgtB/PvdO family nonheme iron enzyme, with translation MHYISFSKFPTTLYQIFLPVMVLVALGSCKSTAPAIVGNVEKKVVKASYIENIPTTEVAFDMVLIPEGSFLMGSPESEANRKADEGPRKKVELDAFYMGKYEVTWEIFELFFKQNQNLFQDLEADKLNAIDAITRPSPPYEDPSYGMGKSQYPAISMSAYSALVFCKWLSSVTGKFYRLPTEAEWEYAAKAGTETAYSFGDDVSKIDDYAVYYKNADNHYAKVGTKLPNPWGLYDIHGNVSEWTLDEYKEDAYAITESKNPWVKPTVIHPRVIRGGSWDDDADDLRSSARVASSLKLQKRDPQIPKSFWWNTDSNFIGFRLVSPKVQPSKEEQVQFWQTVLDE, from the coding sequence ATGCACTATATTTCGTTTTCAAAATTCCCAACAACCCTATATCAAATTTTCTTGCCAGTCATGGTGTTAGTTGCCTTGGGGTCCTGTAAATCTACCGCTCCTGCCATCGTGGGAAACGTAGAGAAAAAAGTAGTAAAGGCGTCTTATATTGAAAATATTCCTACCACAGAGGTAGCTTTTGATATGGTTTTGATACCGGAAGGAAGCTTTTTGATGGGAAGCCCCGAGTCAGAAGCCAATAGAAAGGCGGATGAGGGACCTAGGAAAAAGGTAGAACTCGATGCCTTTTATATGGGAAAATATGAAGTTACATGGGAGATTTTCGAGCTATTTTTTAAGCAAAACCAAAACTTGTTTCAAGATTTGGAAGCAGATAAATTGAATGCTATAGATGCTATTACAAGACCTAGTCCCCCTTATGAAGATCCGTCTTATGGGATGGGAAAAAGCCAATATCCGGCGATAAGCATGTCAGCCTATTCAGCATTAGTGTTTTGTAAGTGGTTGAGCTCTGTTACTGGAAAATTTTATAGATTACCTACAGAAGCGGAATGGGAATATGCTGCTAAAGCGGGGACAGAAACTGCCTATTCTTTTGGTGATGACGTTTCAAAAATTGATGATTATGCCGTATATTATAAAAATGCCGACAACCATTATGCCAAGGTAGGTACCAAACTACCTAATCCATGGGGGCTATACGATATACACGGAAATGTATCGGAATGGACCTTGGATGAGTATAAGGAAGATGCTTATGCCATTACAGAATCCAAAAATCCATGGGTAAAACCTACGGTAATCCATCCCAGAGTGATCAGAGGTGGTTCTTGGGATGATGATGCCGATGATTTAAGGTCATCAGCTAGAGTTGCATCTAGTTTGAAATTGCAAAAAAGAGATCCACAGATTCCAAAAAGCTTTTGGTGGAATACCGATTCCAATTTTATAGGATTTAGATTGGTAAGTCCCAAAGTACAACCTAGCAAGGAAGAACAAGTACAGTTTTGGCAAACCGTATTGGATGAGTAG
- a CDS encoding DUF1501 domain-containing protein, which yields MEKDKDKDSPENPLKVNRRHFFSQLSVGIGSLALGSLLIPDLFKGQAGQLASQPLGIPHFAPKAKRVIYLFQAGGPSQLESFDYKPMLAKRMGEDLPDSIRNGQRLTGMTSGQSKFPLMPSAVDFKQYGKSGAWISDLFPHIGKIADDICIVRGMHTEAINHDPAITFFQTGNQQSGRPSMGSWLSYGLGSENQNLPSFVVLTSRGKGNSQGLYSKLWSSGFLDSKHQGVLLRSGNNPVLYLNDPDGISRSDKRHLLDHVSSLNKIHHVETGDDEIESRIAQYEMAYRMQMSVPDVMDIKKEPESIIQLYGEDSQVPGTYAANCLQARRLAESGVRFIQLYHQGWDQHGNLPNEMAGQAKDVDKASAALVLDLKQRGMLEDTLVIWGGEFGRTNYCQGNFDPKTYGRDHHPRAFSIWMAGGGIKPGITYGETDEFGYNIIKNPVHINDFHATIMHNMGLDHEQLIYKYQGRRFRLTDVAGNVVKDILT from the coding sequence ATGGAAAAGGATAAAGATAAAGATAGCCCAGAAAACCCTCTAAAGGTAAACCGAAGACATTTTTTCTCGCAGTTGAGTGTGGGGATAGGGTCTTTGGCATTGGGGTCGTTATTGATCCCAGACCTCTTTAAAGGGCAAGCTGGCCAATTGGCAAGCCAGCCCTTAGGAATTCCACATTTTGCTCCAAAAGCAAAAAGGGTCATTTATTTATTTCAGGCCGGTGGCCCCTCCCAATTGGAATCCTTCGATTATAAGCCTATGTTGGCCAAAAGGATGGGGGAGGACCTCCCAGATTCCATAAGGAATGGGCAGCGGCTGACGGGAATGACCTCGGGGCAGTCCAAATTCCCCTTAATGCCCTCAGCGGTAGATTTTAAACAATACGGTAAAAGTGGGGCATGGATAAGCGATCTTTTTCCCCATATTGGTAAAATCGCCGATGACATCTGTATTGTACGGGGTATGCATACCGAAGCCATTAACCACGATCCGGCCATAACCTTTTTTCAAACAGGAAATCAACAATCAGGAAGGCCCAGTATGGGATCTTGGCTTAGCTATGGATTAGGGAGCGAAAATCAGAATTTACCTTCTTTTGTAGTGCTGACATCTAGGGGCAAGGGGAACAGTCAGGGCTTGTATTCCAAATTATGGTCCAGCGGATTTCTAGATTCCAAGCACCAAGGAGTACTGTTGCGTTCGGGGAATAACCCAGTATTGTACTTGAATGATCCGGACGGTATTTCCCGTTCTGATAAAAGACATTTATTAGACCATGTATCCTCCTTAAACAAGATACATCATGTGGAAACAGGAGACGACGAGATTGAGTCGAGAATTGCACAATACGAAATGGCCTACCGCATGCAAATGTCCGTACCAGATGTAATGGATATTAAAAAGGAACCGGAATCTATTATACAGCTATACGGGGAAGATTCCCAGGTCCCGGGGACCTACGCAGCCAATTGTCTACAAGCCAGAAGATTGGCAGAAAGCGGGGTGCGCTTTATACAATTGTATCATCAGGGATGGGACCAACATGGCAATCTGCCCAATGAGATGGCAGGGCAGGCCAAGGATGTGGACAAAGCTTCAGCAGCCTTGGTTCTGGATCTAAAGCAACGTGGAATGTTAGAGGATACCCTAGTGATCTGGGGCGGGGAATTTGGTCGGACTAATTATTGCCAGGGGAATTTTGATCCAAAGACCTACGGGCGGGACCACCATCCTAGGGCCTTTAGTATTTGGATGGCCGGAGGAGGCATAAAACCCGGGATTACCTATGGGGAAACAGATGAATTTGGTTACAACATCATCAAAAATCCGGTCCATATAAACGATTTCCATGCTACAATAATGCACAATATGGGGCTAGACCATGAACAATTGATCTATAAGTACCAGGGACGCCGGTTCAGGCTGACAGATGTTGCTGGTAATGTGGTAAAAGATATCTTAACCTAA
- a CDS encoding FAD:protein FMN transferase, producing MGTQIRLVFYAPDSADADTVAKLVFKRIDDLNAVLSDYLPQSELNRLCETVNSKVKVSKDLFQILKLSVGVSEKTDGAFDVSMGPVIALWKNARKKGTLPTDQEIQLAKKKTGFGKIEFFEDDVVRLKDSGMQLDLGGIGKGYTADKAIVLLKELGVKSALVDMGGDVTVSGAPPDKEYWVLGFSYYDLNGAEVFTKLNLKNQAVATSGDLYQYFIMDGKRYSHIVDPKTGRALSNNIQVTTIAPNGTMADAYASALSVIGVENGKKLQNKIPGLEVFMVADLPGTYQKWKSPKFNYYILND from the coding sequence ATGGGGACGCAAATAAGGCTGGTGTTTTATGCCCCCGATAGTGCTGATGCCGATACGGTGGCCAAATTGGTCTTTAAAAGAATAGATGATTTAAATGCTGTCTTAAGTGATTATTTGCCACAAAGTGAGTTAAATAGGCTATGTGAAACGGTAAATTCGAAGGTGAAGGTGAGCAAGGATCTATTCCAAATATTAAAGCTATCCGTGGGCGTTAGTGAAAAAACAGATGGTGCTTTTGATGTAAGCATGGGGCCTGTAATTGCACTTTGGAAAAACGCTAGAAAAAAGGGAACGTTGCCTACGGACCAAGAGATTCAATTGGCTAAGAAAAAAACCGGGTTTGGCAAAATTGAATTTTTCGAAGATGATGTCGTAAGACTAAAGGATTCGGGTATGCAATTGGATTTAGGAGGTATTGGCAAAGGATATACTGCGGATAAGGCTATAGTGCTATTGAAAGAATTGGGGGTTAAATCGGCCTTGGTGGATATGGGAGGAGATGTAACAGTAAGCGGTGCCCCACCAGATAAAGAATACTGGGTATTGGGATTTAGCTATTACGACTTAAATGGAGCCGAGGTTTTTACCAAGCTCAACCTTAAGAATCAGGCAGTGGCCACTTCGGGAGATTTATACCAATATTTTATAATGGACGGGAAACGATATTCCCATATTGTAGATCCAAAAACGGGTAGGGCTTTAAGCAATAATATCCAAGTTACCACTATTGCTCCTAATGGAACTATGGCCGATGCCTATGCTTCTGCCCTAAGTGTGATCGGGGTGGAAAACGGTAAAAAACTACAAAATAAAATTCCCGGTCTGGAAGTTTTTATGGTAGCTGATCTACCTGGTACGTATCAAAAGTGGAAAAGTCCTAAATTTAATTATTATATCTTAAACGATTAA
- a CDS encoding c-type cytochrome domain-containing protein, with protein sequence MAKGSSPKWVSQVILGLTVFLIFLLIFESFIALPNLVAWLGRLHPLVLHFPIVLLLMAALIGLFKNKVPDLLLAIATFSALVTAITGFFLGAEVDPKGDLIFWHQWMGAGVAVLAAVWYWVSVNYLQQVYLVKSIQVILIILIGFTGHYGGMITHGEDFLALPQNTKLGEIPDNPLLYKDIVHRVLDINCIGCHNPNKKKGELLMTGIAELLVGGENGPAIVRGEPANSELVKRLRLPLKSEDHMPPEGKKPLSENEIQIMERWIALGASDTLRLNHLDNDEPLQDLVKEMMAPEKMDKWKSFPIVADSTLQNLNGDYRTVKRIAGNSQALSVSIFSPPKYDPNLILSLKRVTSNIVELDLSGLPLGEKEMEIVGMCTNLEWLELDRTNITDREFAKLGALSNLLVLKAYATKITEASLPILKNYNHLHSLYLWDTPLSETKNSSLKDALPNVRIDRGIDPELITIFAEKDSIEEVKE encoded by the coding sequence ATGGCAAAAGGAAGTAGTCCCAAATGGGTAAGTCAAGTCATCTTAGGCCTTACCGTATTTCTAATTTTTCTTTTAATTTTCGAATCCTTTATTGCGCTGCCAAACCTAGTAGCCTGGTTAGGGCGTTTACATCCATTGGTCCTTCATTTTCCTATAGTATTGTTATTGATGGCGGCGTTGATCGGACTTTTCAAGAATAAAGTACCCGATCTTTTGCTCGCCATTGCTACCTTTTCAGCTTTGGTTACCGCCATTACTGGGTTCTTTCTGGGTGCCGAGGTTGATCCGAAAGGAGATTTGATCTTTTGGCATCAATGGATGGGTGCCGGGGTCGCAGTTTTGGCCGCGGTTTGGTATTGGGTGAGTGTTAACTACCTACAGCAAGTATATTTAGTAAAGTCTATTCAGGTTATATTGATTATTCTGATAGGTTTTACTGGGCATTACGGAGGAATGATAACCCATGGAGAGGATTTTCTAGCACTTCCTCAGAACACAAAGTTGGGGGAGATACCGGACAACCCATTGCTATACAAAGATATCGTGCATCGGGTGCTGGATATTAACTGTATCGGTTGCCATAATCCGAACAAGAAAAAAGGGGAACTTCTAATGACCGGAATTGCTGAGCTCTTGGTGGGAGGGGAAAACGGTCCAGCCATTGTACGCGGAGAACCAGCTAATAGCGAACTGGTGAAGCGATTGCGATTGCCCCTAAAAAGTGAAGACCATATGCCGCCAGAGGGAAAGAAACCCTTATCCGAAAATGAAATTCAGATAATGGAGCGTTGGATTGCCTTGGGCGCATCGGATACCCTAAGATTGAATCATTTGGATAATGACGAACCCCTGCAAGACTTGGTTAAGGAGATGATGGCACCAGAAAAGATGGATAAATGGAAATCCTTCCCCATAGTAGCGGATAGTACCTTGCAAAATTTAAACGGGGATTATAGAACTGTAAAAAGGATTGCTGGCAATTCGCAGGCCCTTAGTGTTTCTATTTTTTCTCCTCCGAAATATGATCCGAATTTGATATTGTCACTTAAAAGAGTGACAAGTAATATTGTGGAGTTAGATTTAAGCGGGCTTCCTTTGGGCGAAAAGGAAATGGAAATTGTTGGTATGTGCACTAATCTGGAATGGCTGGAATTGGATAGGACAAATATAACCGACCGTGAATTTGCAAAGTTGGGTGCGCTTTCAAACCTTTTGGTGCTAAAGGCATATGCCACAAAAATTACTGAGGCTAGTTTGCCAATTCTTAAGAATTATAATCATTTACACAGCTTATATTTATGGGACACTCCCTTATCCGAGACAAAAAATAGTTCATTAAAAGATGCTTTACCCAATGTGCGTATAGACCGGGGGATTGATCCGGAGCTAATAACTATATTTGCGGAAAAGGACTCCATTGAGGAGGTGAAAGAGTAG
- a CDS encoding Dps family protein — protein sequence MDSTQTTIGITKDNRKAVVEMLRKLLADEYLLYTKLRNAHWNVEGIDFHTKHVFFEEEYNKIETIVDEVAERIRMLGFYSPGTLGEFLKLSHLKDEAPKKTDSTSLMDALLEDHSTIIKFIRKSIGDNTEAHNDEGTADFITGIMQVHEQMSWMLRASLKAF from the coding sequence ATGGATTCTACACAAACAACCATTGGAATAACTAAAGATAATAGGAAGGCCGTAGTGGAGATGTTACGGAAACTTTTAGCAGATGAATATTTGCTGTACACTAAACTGAGAAACGCGCATTGGAACGTAGAGGGAATCGATTTCCATACGAAACACGTGTTTTTTGAGGAGGAATACAACAAAATTGAGACCATAGTAGATGAGGTGGCAGAGAGAATAAGAATGCTGGGGTTCTATTCACCTGGTACACTAGGGGAGTTTTTAAAACTATCGCATTTAAAGGACGAGGCACCTAAAAAGACCGATAGCACCAGCTTGATGGATGCCTTACTGGAAGATCATTCTACCATCATAAAATTTATCAGGAAAAGTATAGGAGATAATACCGAAGCACACAATGATGAAGGTACGGCAGATTTCATCACTGGAATTATGCAGGTTCACGAACAAATGTCTTGGATGTTAAGAGCTTCCTTAAAGGCTTTCTAA